The genomic stretch GATCCCGGAGCAAATGGTTATTACGGCTATGAAGTGATGGACACGTGCCGCCCCATTCCCGACAGTGAAGCGGGAGATTCTGATCTGTCTTTAATGTCATATTTGGATTGCTGCGAACAGACTTTTCTGGAATATCAAAAGCGTGTACCGGGTGCCAATTATCAGGACACGTTTCAATATCTTGCTTACCATACGCCCTTTGGCGGGATGGTGAAAGGTGCGCACCGGACAATGATGCGTAAGGTAGCGAAGGTGAAAACATCCGGGATTGAGACGGATTTTTTAACTCGGGTAAAACCAGGTTTAAACTACTGTCAACGGGTTGGAAATATTATGGGGGCAGCCTTGTTTCTGGCATTGGCCAGCACGATAGACCAAGGGAGATTTGATACGCCTAAACGAATTGGCTGTTTTTCCTACGGATCCGGCTGCTGTTCTGAATTTTACAGCGGAATTACAACTCCGCAAGGCCAGGAGCGTCAGCGAACATTTGGTATTGAGAAGCATTTGGATCGCCGGTATCAGCTCTCCATGGAAGAGTATGAGCTATTGTTTAAGGGGAGCGGGATGGTGCGGTTTGGGACGCGCAATGTAAAGCTGGACTTTGAGATGATACCGGGCATCATGCAGTCCACTCAAGAGAAGCCGCGCTTGTTTTTAGAAGAAATTTCTGAGTTTCATCGGAAGTACAGGTGGATCTCGTGACCTATCAAACGATAAAGGTCCGCTTTCAAGCATCGGTTTGCTATATTACCTTTCACCGTCCTGAAGCGAATAATACGATTAATGACACGCTGATAGAAGAATGCTTGCAAGTGTTAAACCAATGTGAAACATCAACGGTGACGGTTGTCGTTTTAGAGGGGCTTCCCGAGGTGTTTTGTTTCGGAGCGGATTTTCAAGAAATCTATCAGGAAATGAAAAGGGGCAGAAAACAGGCAAGCTCCCAAGAGCCTCTCTATGATTTGTGGATGAAATTGCAGACCGGCCCTTATGTCACGATTTCGCATGTCAGGGGAAAAGTGAATGCCGGCGGTCTTGGATTTGTATCTGCCACAGATATTGCCATTGCTGATCAGACGGCGTCATTCAGTCTCTCTGAGCTGCTATTCGGCCTGTACCCTGCTTGTGTTTTACCGTTTCTGATCCGCCGTATCGGCCGGCAGAAAGCGCATTATATGACGCTTATGACAAAGCCGATTTCCGTTCAGGAAGCCAGTGAATGGGGGTTAATAGATGCTTTTGATGCTGAAAGTGACGTGCTGCTGAGAAAGCATTTATTGCGTTTGCGGAGGCTGAATAAAAAAGGAATCGCACATTATAAACAGTTTATGAGCTCACTTGATCATCAAGTCAGTCGTGCGAAAGCCACCGCTTTAACTGCAAATCAAGACATGTTTTCTGATCCTCAAAACCAAATGGGAATCATCAGGTATGTTGAAACAGGACAATTCCCATGGGAGGATCAGTAACCGTTTAAAAATGACAATCAGAACCGTTAGGAGGACATCATGACGCATTCTGTTGTAGAGCTTATCGAAATTGAATCCGCCATTATTCAGGTAAAGATGCAAGATCGCACTCATAAAAACGCGTTTTCACAAGAACTTACAGACGATTTAATTCAAGCGTTTGAATACATACGGCAGAATCCCAAATACAAAGCGGTCATTTTGACAGGATATGATAATTATTTTGCTTCAGGAGGAACGCAAGAAGGACTGCTTCGAATTCAACAGGGATTGACCAAGTTCACTGATGACAATCTTTATTCTCTGGCGCTGGATTGCGAGATTCCAGTTATTGCGGCAATGCAGGGCCATGGAATTGGAGGCGGCTTTGTCATGGGGCTCTTTGCTGACATTGTCATTCTGAGCAGAGAAAGCGTGTATACGGCTAATTTTATGAAATACGGATTTACGCCTGGAATGGGCGCTACCTTTATCGTTCCTAAAAAACTGGGTTTCAGCCTGGCCCAGGAAATATTATTGAATGCGGGCAGCTACCGCGGAGCTGATCTTGAAAAAAGAGGGGTTCCTTTTAAGGTGCTGCCCCGTGCAGAAGTGTTAGATTATGCAGTGGAGCTGGCGCAAGAACTGGCGGAAAAGCCGAGAAACTCACTGGTTACACTGAAAGATCATTTGGTTGCCCCGCTTCGCGATCAGCTGCCGCGCGTCATTGAACAGGAATTGATGATGCATGAGAAAACATTTCATCATGAAGAAGTCAAAAGTAGAATCAAAGGTTTATATGGTAATTAACTGAAAATATATATAAATTTTGCAGGTGAAATGGAGGCAGCGTGATGAGAAATAATGATAATATCCGCATATTAACTAATCCTTCTGTCAGTCATGGGGAGCCTTTACATATATCTGAAAAGCAGCCGGCAACAATACCTGAAGTTTTATACAGAACGGCGACGGAGCTTGGGGATACAAAGGGAATCATTTATTTGCAGCCGGATGGAACTGAAGTTTACCAATCATACAGACGATTATGGGATGATGGATTGCGCATTGCGAAGGGGCTTCGCCAATCAGGCCTGAAAGCAAAACAAAGCGTGATTTTGCAGCTTGGTGACAATTCACAGCTTCTCCCTGCGTTCTGGGGGTGTGTGTTAACAGGGGTTGTTCCGGCTCCATTAGCCGTTCCGCCAACGTATGCTGAATCGAGCAGCGGCACTCAAAAGCTGAAAGACGCATGGACGCTTCTTGATAAGCCAGCGGTGATTACGGACCGGGGGATGCATCAGGAAATGCTCGATTGGGCAAAAGAACAAGGGCTTGAAGGGTTCAGGGCAATTATTGTAGAGGATCTGCTCAGCGCTGAAGCGGACACA from Bacillus subtilis subsp. subtilis str. 168 encodes the following:
- the pksH gene encoding enoyl-CoA hydratase for bacillaene biosynthesis (Evidence 1c: Function from experimental evidences in the studied genus; PubMedId: 16707694, 16757561, 17234808, 26284661; Product type e: enzyme) encodes the protein MDLVTYQTIKVRFQASVCYITFHRPEANNTINDTLIEECLQVLNQCETSTVTVVVLEGLPEVFCFGADFQEIYQEMKRGRKQASSQEPLYDLWMKLQTGPYVTISHVRGKVNAGGLGFVSATDIAIADQTASFSLSELLFGLYPACVLPFLIRRIGRQKAHYMTLMTKPISVQEASEWGLIDAFDAESDVLLRKHLLRLRRLNKKGIAHYKQFMSSLDHQVSRAKATALTANQDMFSDPQNQMGIIRYVETGQFPWEDQ
- the pksG gene encoding acetyl-S-AcpK beta-ketothioester bacillaene intermediate transferase (Evidence 1c: Function from experimental evidences in the studied genus; PubMedId: 16707694, 16757561, 17234808, 26284661; Product type e: enzyme); the protein is MVSAGIEAMNVFGGTAYLDVMELAKYRHLDTARFENLLMKEKAVALPYEDPVTFGVNAAKPIIDALSEAEKDRIELLITCSESGIDFGKSLSTYIHEYLGLNRNCRLFEVKQACYSGTAGFQMAVNFILSQTSPGAKALVIASDISRFLIAEGGDALSEDWSYAEPSAGAGAVAVLVGENPEVFQIDPGANGYYGYEVMDTCRPIPDSEAGDSDLSLMSYLDCCEQTFLEYQKRVPGANYQDTFQYLAYHTPFGGMVKGAHRTMMRKVAKVKTSGIETDFLTRVKPGLNYCQRVGNIMGAALFLALASTIDQGRFDTPKRIGCFSYGSGCCSEFYSGITTPQGQERQRTFGIEKHLDRRYQLSMEEYELLFKGSGMVRFGTRNVKLDFEMIPGIMQSTQEKPRLFLEEISEFHRKYRWIS
- the pksI gene encoding decarboxylase involved in bacillaene synthesis (Evidence 1c: Function from experimental evidences in the studied genus; PubMedId: 16707694, 16757561, 17234808, 22720735, 26284661; Product type e: enzyme), whose protein sequence is MTHSVVELIEIESAIIQVKMQDRTHKNAFSQELTDDLIQAFEYIRQNPKYKAVILTGYDNYFASGGTQEGLLRIQQGLTKFTDDNLYSLALDCEIPVIAAMQGHGIGGGFVMGLFADIVILSRESVYTANFMKYGFTPGMGATFIVPKKLGFSLAQEILLNAGSYRGADLEKRGVPFKVLPRAEVLDYAVELAQELAEKPRNSLVTLKDHLVAPLRDQLPRVIEQELMMHEKTFHHEEVKSRIKGLYGN